Below is a genomic region from Irregularibacter muris.
TTCAAGGCAAAATTTGATTACTATGTTTGATCAATTAAATATAAATTATTTTTTGAAGGTTAATAAGGCATCTGAAATCTTTGATTTAAAATTTAAAAAGCTTCATACAACCTCATTAATCAGATATCCCGTTTTTATAGGAAAAGAATTAAAAAATTATAATGGATATACACCGAGTTTATTAAAAAACTCATTTTTGTATAGAATTGCTAGCAATTCTATACAATATGAAATAGAGCAATTACCTAATCTTAAAATAATTATCCCTCTTGGAAAAGCTGTTGAGACATTCTTAGATGAGATTTTTCGATTAAATACTACGATAAATAGAAAAATTATTAGAGGATTTCCCCACCCATCGGGGTTGAACGCTCATAGAAAAAAGATCTTTGATAGCAATAAGGCCAATATAATTAATCAAATAAAACTTTTATATGACAATCAATAGTTTAGCATCAGTAGCTGGAGTAAAAAACAGAGATAAAAGCTTGCAAAGCTCCTGAGGAATAAAATGGATAAAAGATTTTTAAAAAATAATGAAAAAAGCTATTGACGGAGTATGGAGTATGTTATATAATGAGTTTTGTCTTCAACAAGACAGCTTTCAAAACAGATTAGCCGGGGTGGCGGAACTGGCAGACGCACAGGACTTAAAATCCTGCGATCCCAAAGATCGTACCGGTTCGATTCCGGTCCTCGGCACCATACAATATCATCGCGGGATGGAGCAGTCAGGTAGCTCGTCGGGCTCATAACCCGGAGGTCGTCGGTTCAAATCCGGCTCCCGCAACCAAATAATATGGCGGCGTAGCTCAGTTGGCTAGAGCATACGGTTCATACCCGTAGTGTCAGCGGTTCAAATCCGTTCGCCGCTACCATATTGCTGGCCCCTTGGTCAAGCGGTTAAGACACCGCCCTTTCACGGCGGTAACAGGGGTTCGAGTCCCCTAGGGGTCACCATTTTAATATTTGTGGTCGCATAGCTCAGCTGGGAGAGCACCTGCCTTACAAGCAGGGGGTCATAGGTTCGAGCCCTATTGCGACCACCATTTTTTATTTTTTTGGAATTGTTAAATCCTTTAGCCAATGAAACCATGGGAAAAATAGCGAAATAAAAATATATTTTATTTAAGAGACTTTACTATCGGACTGAGCAGCTTGGCTGCTTTTTTTATTGCAAAAAATTATTCTCCTAGGCTTTTCTACATAATACTCCCTAAAAACTACATTTAGCAGGAGAGAATTACCCTAAAACAGTTTTCAAATTGTCCAAAACAAGGCCATTTTGTCAAAAACCCTTAATGATTTGTCAAATTTTCATGGAAATTCATTCCACCCATCCTGACAAATATTTTAGTTTAGCCCTGTTATAATGGCATGGAAAGGAAAAAGTTTGGGGGTTGAATGAATGTCATATAAATTAGAAGCGTTAAAACCTTATGAAAGGGTGCATAGCGGACTTAATCAATCAAAGGTTAAAAATAAACAAAAAACAAAGTTTCAATTTGATGCTGCCCTTCAGGATCTTTTATTGGTATTTATAGGTTTTTTCCTAGCACGAAGTATTATCATGTACGACCTATCTCCCTTTGGATTTGCATTTTTTTCCTATATCATGGCTACGCGGAGGAAAAAAACCTGGACAGTAATAGGTTTACTGGTAGGATTATTCACCGTGCAAAGCACATTGTATATCATAAGGGCAGTGATTACTTTAGCTCTTACCTATTGGGTAATGGGAAAAAGAGTCAAGGCATCTACAAAAACATGGAAGATAGGCCTTTTAAGTAGTCTCTGTGTGTTTTCAGTAGGGTTGGTCTTTCAATGGATAGCAGGAAACTACCTTTATGATTTTTTATTACTGGTTTTTGAAAGTTTTATTACCTATATTTTGCTTTTTATTTATTCTTCTGCTCTGCCATTAATTACGGGACAAGTTAAACGCAAAATTGTTTCTAATGAAGAATTGATCTGTAGTGCTATTTTAATTTCCTTGACTTTATTGGGCATGAGCGAGCTAAGTATTTATGGATATTCTATTAAGAATGTTTTGGGTATAACAGCGATCATGCTCTTTGCTCGACACCTTGGTTCGGGGGCAGGAGCCATTATCGGTATTGTCGTCGGGGTGGTCACCAGCCTGGATCATATAGTATCCCCGGTGATTATCGGAGTATATGCCTTTTCGGGTCTTATGGCAGGGGTCTTTAAAGATTTGGGGAAAATCCCTGTTGCTTTGGGCTTTGTGTTGGGCAATGCGGCCTTAACCTTTTATCTAAATGGCTCCACAGAAGTCTTTATTCATATACAGGAGATTCTCATCGCCATTATCTTATTATTGTTAGCGCCTAGAGGAATAGAAGAAAGAATCTCTTCCTTTAAAGGCATAGGGGATTATCGCTTAGAGAGGGAGAAAATGTATGGAGAACGGGTGAGAGAAGTCACTATTGAACGGCTGAGGGATTATTCTAAGGTTTTTGAACAGATCGGAAAAAGCTTTGAACAATCTGTAGCCAGTGATCCCCTGCTCTATCAAAAGGATATCAATGATGTATTTAATCGGGTGTCCAAAGAAGTATGTAACCAATGCAGCTATTATTCCAAGTGCTGGAAGTTGGATTTCTATAATACCTATCAAAGCATGTTTTTATTATTAAATAAGATAGAAAAATGCAGTACCATAAAGCAAGAGGATATTCCGAAAAGTTTGTCCAATAAATGCCTGCAACCTGAGAGAATAACAAAAGTAATGTCTTATCTTTACGAAATTTATAAATCCAACCAATATTGGGAAAAACAGGTGATGGAAAGTAAAAACTTAGTATCTCAACAATTACAGGGTATTTCAGAGGTCATACAGGATCTAAGCAATGACATGAGGACAGATATTGTCTTTAGAAAAGAAGAAGAGGAAGAGATTCTCATTGCCTTTGATAAAAAAGAAATCCCTATCCAAGATGTTATGGTACTACAAGACGGTCAGGGAAAATATAAAGTAACCCTTTATGGAAAACCCTGTCAAGGAAAAGGATATTGCGATAAAACAATGGGGGAAATCATTTCTAAAGTCTTAGGAAAAGAAATGATTATGGAACAACACCTATGTAAGGGGAATGGATTAAAAAATAAATGCAAGGTTTCCTTTAAGGAAGCTACAAATTTTGTAGTAACTACCGGAATAGTACATAGCTCCAAAGATGCTCAGGAGGTGTCGGGGGACAGCTATTCCAATATCCCACTTCATGATGGGAAATATATGCTGGCCCTGAGTGATGGCATGGGCAGTGGCAAAAGGGCGTCACGGGAAAGTAGGACAACCATCAATTTACTGGAACATTTTTTGGAGGCTGGTTTTAACAGGGAAATCGCCCTGAAGACTATTAACTCCATATTGATGCTCCGCTCCAATGATGAAATGTTCTCTACCATTGATTTGTCTATTATTGACCAATATACTGCCCAGACTGAGTTTATTAAAATCGGTGCAGTATCTACCTTCATCAAAAGGGGAGAAAAAGTAGAAATGATTGCATCTAACTCCCTACCTGTAGGTATTTTAGATGAGGTAAACATTGAAGTCAGTAGAAGACAGCTAGAGGATGGTGATTTTATCATCATGGCTTCCGATGGATTGTTGGACGCCAATCCCTTTGTGGAGGATAAGGAAAAATGGGTGCGAGAGCAATTAATAAAAATCAAAAGCAGAAATCCTCAAAGAATTGCCCATTGCCTTTTTGAACAGGCTAGAAAAGAAAGTAAAAACATTCTCAAAGATGATATTACTATTTTAGTAGCTAAGATTTGGAAAAATAAGTAATAAATTAAGTCATCTATAGTGCTATAGATGACTTAATTTATGTTTATTTTTAACAAAGGTCTTGATGGAGTATACTAAAAAATATAGAATAGGATAATATAGGCATAAGAGATAAAGGAAAAAAGGTTGGGAAAAATGAGAAATAAGGTTGTAGAATATATCAATAAACATAAAATGCTGAATAGAGGAGATGGTATCCTCGTAGGGGTTTCAGGGGGGCCAGATTCCATTTGCCTATTACATATATTAAAATCTATACAAAAAGAATATTCATTACAGGTAATGGCTGTACATATTAATCATCAACTCAGAGGAAAACAGGCTGATAAAGACGAGAAATATGTTCTCGATCTATGCCTGCAATGGGACATTCCTTGCTTCGCCTATAAAATAGATATAGAAGGCTTGAGCCAGCAAAAAGGAGTTTCTA
It encodes:
- the spoIIE gene encoding stage II sporulation protein E, with product MSYKLEALKPYERVHSGLNQSKVKNKQKTKFQFDAALQDLLLVFIGFFLARSIIMYDLSPFGFAFFSYIMATRRKKTWTVIGLLVGLFTVQSTLYIIRAVITLALTYWVMGKRVKASTKTWKIGLLSSLCVFSVGLVFQWIAGNYLYDFLLLVFESFITYILLFIYSSALPLITGQVKRKIVSNEELICSAILISLTLLGMSELSIYGYSIKNVLGITAIMLFARHLGSGAGAIIGIVVGVVTSLDHIVSPVIIGVYAFSGLMAGVFKDLGKIPVALGFVLGNAALTFYLNGSTEVFIHIQEILIAIILLLLAPRGIEERISSFKGIGDYRLEREKMYGERVREVTIERLRDYSKVFEQIGKSFEQSVASDPLLYQKDINDVFNRVSKEVCNQCSYYSKCWKLDFYNTYQSMFLLLNKIEKCSTIKQEDIPKSLSNKCLQPERITKVMSYLYEIYKSNQYWEKQVMESKNLVSQQLQGISEVIQDLSNDMRTDIVFRKEEEEEILIAFDKKEIPIQDVMVLQDGQGKYKVTLYGKPCQGKGYCDKTMGEIISKVLGKEMIMEQHLCKGNGLKNKCKVSFKEATNFVVTTGIVHSSKDAQEVSGDSYSNIPLHDGKYMLALSDGMGSGKRASRESRTTINLLEHFLEAGFNREIALKTINSILMLRSNDEMFSTIDLSIIDQYTAQTEFIKIGAVSTFIKRGEKVEMIASNSLPVGILDEVNIEVSRRQLEDGDFIIMASDGLLDANPFVEDKEKWVREQLIKIKSRNPQRIAHCLFEQARKESKNILKDDITILVAKIWKNK